The following proteins are co-located in the Mycolicibacterium goodii genome:
- a CDS encoding TetR/AcrR family transcriptional regulator — protein MARTQQQRREETVARLLDASIATIVDVGYAKASAAVIARRAKVSDGALFRHFPTMGDFMAATAHEVMRRQLEVFAKRVAEIPAEQPPLQAVLTILRDVTGNATNTVMYELLIAARTDEKLRATLQEVLTEYAANIYRTARTIPGFEQVPEGESMAAVALLVNTFDGAAILRPVLPQPELEDARIALLSSLFSR, from the coding sequence ATGGCCAGAACCCAGCAGCAACGCCGCGAGGAAACCGTCGCGCGGCTGCTCGACGCGAGCATCGCGACCATCGTCGACGTCGGGTACGCCAAGGCGTCGGCCGCGGTCATCGCGCGGCGGGCGAAGGTCTCCGACGGCGCGCTGTTCCGGCATTTCCCGACGATGGGCGATTTCATGGCGGCCACGGCGCACGAGGTGATGCGCCGCCAGCTGGAGGTGTTCGCCAAACGGGTCGCCGAGATCCCGGCCGAACAGCCGCCGCTGCAGGCCGTGCTGACCATCCTGCGTGACGTCACGGGCAACGCCACCAATACCGTGATGTACGAGTTGCTGATCGCCGCGCGCACCGACGAAAAGCTGCGCGCCACACTGCAAGAGGTGCTCACCGAGTACGCCGCCAACATCTACCGGACCGCGCGCACCATCCCTGGCTTCGAGCAGGTCCCCGAAGGGGAATCCATGGCCGCGGTGGCGCTGCTGGTCAACACCTTCGACGGGGCCGCGATCCTGCGGCCGGTGCTGCCGCAGCCGGAACTCGAAGACGCCCGCATCGCGCTGCTGTCGTCGTTGTTCAGCCGCTGA
- a CDS encoding DUF2304 domain-containing protein produces MNWIQVLLIGSVLVLLVYLLRSRTSARTKAWVKVGYVLFVVGSIYAILRPDDTTVIANHLGVARGSDLLGYVLIIVFAFTTLSTYMRFKDLELRYAKLARAVALQNVQVPGDDASVAAETVSG; encoded by the coding sequence GTGAACTGGATCCAGGTGCTGTTGATCGGCTCGGTGCTCGTGCTGCTGGTGTACCTGCTGCGCTCCCGCACCAGTGCCCGGACCAAGGCCTGGGTGAAGGTGGGCTACGTGCTGTTCGTGGTCGGGAGCATTTACGCGATCCTGCGCCCCGACGACACCACCGTCATCGCGAATCACCTTGGTGTGGCGCGGGGTTCGGACCTGCTGGGGTATGTGCTGATCATCGTGTTCGCGTTCACCACGCTGAGCACCTACATGCGCTTCAAGGACCTCGAACTGCGGTACGCCAAGCTGGCGCGTGCGGTGGCGTTGCAGAACGTGCAGGTACCCGGTGACGACGCCTCGGTTGCCGCCGAGACCGTCAGCGGCTGA
- a CDS encoding glycosyltransferase family 2 protein yields the protein MIRDVVADVRSIFRNVVCVDDGSGDDTGLQALRAGAHVVTHPVNLGQGAAIQTGVEYARGRPQARIFATFDADGQHQAKDVVRMIDRLAAGDVDVVIGTRFGGDATRPRSDTPPVKRLILRAAARLSPQSRRLRLTDAHNGLRVFNRKVADELELTMNGMSHAGEFIALAYARGWRVAEEPVEILYTDYSKAKGQPLLNGVNIVFDSLVRRRLTR from the coding sequence ATGATCCGTGACGTCGTCGCCGACGTCCGCTCGATCTTCCGCAACGTGGTGTGTGTCGACGACGGCAGCGGTGACGACACCGGCCTGCAGGCGCTGCGCGCGGGCGCCCACGTGGTGACGCACCCGGTGAATCTCGGTCAGGGCGCGGCCATCCAGACCGGTGTGGAGTACGCCCGCGGCAGGCCGCAGGCCCGGATCTTCGCGACGTTCGACGCCGACGGGCAGCACCAGGCCAAGGACGTGGTGCGGATGATCGACCGGCTCGCGGCAGGCGACGTCGACGTCGTCATCGGCACCCGTTTCGGCGGGGATGCCACCCGGCCACGGTCGGACACCCCACCCGTCAAGCGGCTCATCCTGCGCGCCGCGGCCCGGCTGAGCCCGCAGAGCCGCAGGCTGCGCCTCACCGATGCGCACAACGGTCTGCGCGTGTTCAACCGCAAGGTCGCCGACGAACTCGAGCTGACCATGAACGGTATGAGCCATGCCGGGGAGTTCATCGCGCTGGCATACGCACGGGGGTGGCGGGTGGCCGAGGAACCCGTCGAGATTCTCTACACCGACTACTCGAAGGCGAAAGGTCAGCCGCTGCTCAACGGTGTCAACATCGTCTTCGACAGTTTGGTGCGCAGGAGGTTGACCCGGTGA